A window of the Streptomyces formicae genome harbors these coding sequences:
- a CDS encoding alpha/beta fold hydrolase — translation MPTFSAYDGTALAYHVAGEGEPLICLPGGPMRASAYLGDLGGLTAHRTLVRLDLRGTGDSAVPDDTATYRCDRLVDDVEALREHLGLDRADILAHSAAGNLALLHAAAHPGRVRSLTLITPGARALGVEAGEQDWRDAIALRQGEPWYEAGRAAWDAYLAGAEPDDLWPDIVPFLYGRWDAAAMDHAADDAHQSNPQARSAYYADGAFDPAATATSLAALDVPVLVLAGEYDGGPTPGRAAEIAARFTHGRVAVQAGAAHYPWLDDPEDFRRTVAAFLDRTSAAS, via the coding sequence ATGCCGACCTTCAGCGCGTACGACGGCACCGCACTCGCCTACCACGTCGCGGGGGAGGGCGAGCCGCTGATCTGCCTCCCGGGCGGCCCCATGCGGGCCTCGGCCTACCTCGGCGACCTCGGCGGGCTCACCGCCCACCGGACCCTCGTACGGCTCGACCTGCGCGGCACCGGTGACTCCGCGGTGCCCGACGACACGGCGACGTACCGCTGCGACCGGCTCGTCGACGACGTCGAGGCGCTGCGCGAGCACCTCGGACTCGACCGCGCCGACATCCTCGCCCACTCGGCCGCCGGCAACCTTGCCCTGCTCCACGCCGCCGCCCACCCCGGCCGGGTGCGTTCCCTGACCCTGATCACGCCCGGCGCCCGCGCCCTCGGTGTCGAGGCCGGCGAACAGGACTGGCGCGACGCCATCGCCCTGCGCCAGGGCGAGCCCTGGTACGAGGCTGGCCGCGCCGCCTGGGACGCCTACCTGGCCGGAGCCGAACCCGACGACCTCTGGCCGGACATCGTGCCGTTCCTGTACGGCCGCTGGGACGCCGCCGCCATGGACCACGCCGCGGACGACGCCCACCAGTCCAACCCCCAGGCCAGGAGCGCCTACTACGCCGACGGCGCCTTCGACCCGGCCGCCACGGCCACGTCCCTCGCGGCCCTGGACGTACCCGTGCTCGTCCTCGCCGGTGAGTACGACGGCGGCCCCACGCCGGGCCGCGCCGCCGAGATCGCCGCGCGGTTCACACACGGCAGGGTCGCCGTCCAGGCCGGTGCCGCGCACTATCCGTGGCTGGACGACCCGGAGGACTTCCGCCGTACCGTTGCCGCCTTCCTCGACCGGACGTCCGCGGCGTCATGA
- the paaK gene encoding phenylacetate--CoA ligase PaaK — translation MTALLDAGERLNREELRALQLERLRASLRHAYENVGFYRESFDKAGVRPEDCRSLDDLARFPFTAKSDLRDQYPFGMFAVEQSRVRRIHASSGTTGRPTVVGYTEGDLDTWADVVARSIRAAGGRPGHKVHVAYGYGLFTGGLGAHYGAERLGCTVIPASGGMTARQVQLIQDFRPEIIMVTPSYMLTLLDEFERQGVDPRSTSLKVGIFGAEPWTEGMRREIEERFAMDAVDIYGLSEVMGPGVAQECVETKDGLHIWEDHFYPEVVDPFTGEVLPDGEEGELVFTSLTKEAMPVIRYRTRDLTRLLPGTARVFRRMEKVTGRSDDMIILRGVNLFPTQIEEIVLRTPGVAPHFQLRLTREGRMDALTVRAEAREGATPERREAAAREIAAAVKDGIGVSVAVDVVDPETLERSVGKIRRIVDLRQTAAE, via the coding sequence GTGACGGCTCTGCTGGACGCGGGCGAGCGGCTGAACCGGGAGGAGCTCCGGGCGCTCCAGCTGGAGCGGCTGCGGGCGAGTCTGCGCCACGCGTACGAGAACGTCGGCTTCTACCGCGAGTCGTTCGACAAGGCGGGAGTGCGTCCCGAGGACTGCCGTTCGCTCGACGATCTCGCACGGTTCCCGTTCACGGCCAAGAGCGATCTTCGGGACCAGTACCCCTTCGGGATGTTCGCGGTGGAGCAGTCGCGGGTGCGGCGCATCCACGCCTCCAGCGGGACGACCGGGCGGCCCACGGTCGTCGGCTACACCGAAGGCGACCTCGACACCTGGGCGGACGTGGTGGCCCGCTCGATCCGCGCGGCCGGCGGGCGGCCCGGGCACAAGGTGCACGTGGCGTACGGATACGGACTCTTCACCGGCGGTCTCGGGGCGCACTACGGGGCCGAGCGGCTCGGCTGCACGGTCATCCCGGCGTCCGGCGGGATGACCGCCCGACAGGTGCAGCTGATCCAGGACTTCCGTCCCGAGATCATCATGGTCACGCCGTCGTACATGCTGACGCTCCTGGACGAGTTCGAGCGGCAGGGCGTCGATCCGCGCTCGACCTCGCTGAAGGTGGGGATATTCGGCGCGGAGCCGTGGACCGAGGGGATGCGGCGGGAGATCGAGGAGCGGTTCGCGATGGACGCGGTCGACATCTACGGGCTGTCCGAGGTGATGGGCCCGGGCGTGGCGCAGGAGTGCGTGGAGACCAAGGACGGACTGCACATCTGGGAGGACCACTTCTATCCGGAGGTCGTGGATCCGTTCACTGGCGAGGTGCTGCCGGACGGCGAGGAGGGGGAGCTGGTCTTCACCTCGCTCACCAAGGAGGCCATGCCGGTGATCCGCTACCGGACGCGGGATCTGACCCGGCTGCTGCCGGGGACCGCGCGGGTCTTCCGGCGGATGGAGAAGGTCACCGGGCGCAGTGACGACATGATCATCCTGCGCGGTGTGAACCTCTTCCCGACGCAGATCGAGGAGATCGTGCTCCGCACGCCGGGTGTCGCCCCCCACTTCCAGCTGCGGCTGACCCGTGAGGGCCGGATGGACGCGCTGACGGTGCGGGCGGAGGCGCGCGAGGGGGCGACGCCGGAGCGGCGCGAGGCCGCGGCACGGGAGATCGCGGCGGCAGTGAAGGACGGGATCGGGGTGTCGGTGGCGGTGGATGTGGTCGACCCGGAGACGCTGGAGCGGTCGGTCGGCAAGATCAGGCGGATCGTGGACCTGCGGCAGACCGCCGCCGAGTGA
- a CDS encoding acyl-CoA synthetase — translation MAALERLRSSTVDGVLRRSAQRVPDRTAVRYADRSWTYAELDAAVTTAAAVLSDHGLSQYDRVAAYGHNSDAYLIAFLACARAGFVHVPVNHNLTGDDLSYILSQSGSSLVLADPGLTDRVPEGFVVRALRDTGDSLLTALAESQEYDTDRDARDLAQLLYTSGTTALPKGAMMTHRALVHEYISAITALDLDEHDKPVHSLPLYHSAQMHVFLLPYLAVGAENTILDAPDAAQVFGLVEAGRADSLFAPPTVWIGLSNHPGFATRDLGGLRKAYYGASIMPVPVLERLRERLPGLAFYNCFGQSEIGPLATVLGPKEHEGRMDSCGRPVRFVEAKVVDEDGEDVPDGTPGEIVYRSPQLCEGYWDKPEETRAAFRGGWFRSGDLAVRDGEGYYTIVDRVKDVINSGGVLVASRQVEDVLYTHPSVAEAAVIGLPDERWIEAVTAVVVPRDGVTQDELLAHARERLPGFKVPKRIVFVDELPRNASGKILKRELRARF, via the coding sequence ATGGCAGCCTTGGAACGACTCCGCAGCAGCACCGTCGACGGCGTCCTGCGACGCAGCGCCCAGCGCGTACCCGACCGCACCGCCGTCCGGTACGCCGACCGGTCCTGGACCTACGCCGAGCTGGACGCCGCCGTCACCACTGCGGCCGCCGTGCTGAGCGACCACGGCCTGAGCCAGTACGACCGTGTCGCCGCCTACGGCCACAACTCCGACGCCTACCTCATCGCCTTCCTGGCGTGCGCCCGCGCCGGGTTCGTCCACGTGCCCGTGAACCACAACCTGACCGGCGACGATCTGTCGTACATCCTGAGCCAGTCCGGCAGTTCACTCGTCCTCGCGGACCCCGGTCTCACGGACCGCGTCCCGGAGGGCTTCGTCGTACGGGCCCTGCGCGACACCGGTGACTCGCTGCTCACCGCGCTGGCCGAGTCGCAGGAGTACGACACCGACCGCGACGCCCGCGACCTCGCCCAGCTCCTCTACACCTCGGGGACCACGGCCCTGCCGAAGGGCGCGATGATGACGCACCGGGCGCTGGTGCACGAGTACATCAGCGCCATCACCGCGCTCGACCTGGACGAGCACGACAAGCCCGTCCACTCGCTGCCGCTCTACCACTCGGCGCAGATGCATGTGTTCCTGCTGCCGTACCTCGCCGTCGGCGCGGAGAACACCATCCTCGACGCACCGGACGCCGCGCAGGTCTTCGGCCTGGTGGAGGCGGGCCGGGCCGACAGCCTGTTCGCACCGCCGACCGTCTGGATCGGTCTCTCGAACCACCCCGGGTTCGCCACGCGCGACCTCGGCGGCCTGCGCAAGGCGTACTACGGCGCGTCGATCATGCCGGTGCCCGTGCTGGAGCGCCTCCGGGAACGCCTGCCCGGGCTCGCGTTCTACAACTGCTTCGGCCAGAGCGAGATCGGACCGCTCGCCACCGTCCTCGGGCCCAAGGAGCACGAGGGCCGGATGGACTCCTGCGGACGGCCCGTGCGCTTCGTCGAGGCGAAGGTCGTCGACGAGGACGGCGAGGACGTCCCCGACGGAACACCGGGTGAGATCGTCTACCGCTCGCCCCAGCTCTGCGAGGGGTACTGGGACAAACCGGAGGAGACCCGGGCGGCCTTCCGCGGCGGCTGGTTCCGCTCCGGTGACCTCGCCGTACGCGACGGCGAGGGCTACTACACGATCGTCGACCGGGTGAAGGACGTCATCAACTCCGGGGGAGTGCTGGTCGCTTCACGCCAGGTGGAGGACGTCCTCTACACCCATCCCTCGGTCGCCGAGGCCGCCGTGATCGGTCTCCCCGACGAGCGCTGGATCGAGGCCGTCACCGCCGTCGTCGTCCCCCGCGACGGCGTGACGCAGGACGAACTCCTCGCCCACGCACGCGAGCGCCTCCCCGGCTTCAAGGTGCCGAAGCGGATCGTCTTCGTGGACGAGCTGCCGCGCAACGCGAGCGGCAAGATCCTCAAGCGTGAGCTGCGCGCACGGTTCTGA
- a CDS encoding penicillin acylase family protein has translation MLFRTRLARTRTRQLLLAGLALVAAAASLPPTAAAGPRDRHHPSAGGLSAVIRYTEHGIPHIVAKDYADLGFGTGWAQAADQVCTLADGFVTVRGERSRYFGADGAPDGSLSSATKNLTSDLCFRGVREAGTVEKLLATPAPAGPGRQVQELMRGWAAGHNAWLRQNRITDPACAGAAWVRPVTALDVARRGFALSVLGGQGRGIDGIVAAQPPGGAPSATGPSATAPDPARAADAARGLFAADSAAMGSNAVAFSGRTTANGRGLLLGNPHYPWHGGRRFWQSQQTIPGELNVQGASLLGTAVVSIGFNDKVAWSHTVATGVTLNLHQLTLDPADPTAYLVDGRPERMTRRTVTVPVKDGPAVTRTQWWTRYGPVVTSLGSSLPLPWTATTAYALNDPNAANLRASDTALGFGTSRSTDDMLRALRRTQGLPWVNTIAADSSGHTLFAQAQVLPRLTDELVQRCSTPLGRATYPVSGVAVLDGARTDCALGSDEDAVQPGIFGPSRLPMLRDAPYAENSNDSAWLTNADQPLTGYERVFGTVGTQRSLRTRGAVEDVAAMAAKGRLTVADLQRQQFANRAPAGDLTAADVARACPAVLPGDTEACGVLASWDRTVNSDSRGALLFDRFWRKFTAAVPAAEQWKVPFSAADPVRTPHTLDTSSAGFAKALTDAVTELRTAGIPLDAPLGAGQFVVRSGKRIPVHGGTESLGIWNKIEPVWNPAGGGYGEVTTGSSHIQAVGWDGGRCPVARTLLTYSQSSNPRSPHYADQTTLYADERWVTARFCERDILRSPQLRVVRVRG, from the coding sequence TTGCTCTTCCGCACACGGCTCGCCCGCACCCGTACGAGACAGCTCCTGCTGGCCGGGCTCGCCCTGGTCGCCGCCGCCGCGTCGCTGCCGCCCACGGCGGCCGCAGGCCCCCGCGACCGGCACCACCCCTCCGCCGGGGGCCTGTCCGCCGTCATCCGCTACACCGAGCACGGCATCCCCCACATCGTCGCGAAGGACTACGCGGACCTGGGCTTCGGCACCGGCTGGGCGCAGGCGGCCGACCAGGTGTGCACGCTCGCCGACGGCTTCGTGACCGTACGCGGGGAGCGGTCGCGGTACTTCGGGGCGGACGGGGCACCGGACGGTTCGCTGTCGTCCGCGACGAAGAACCTCACCAGCGACCTCTGCTTCCGGGGTGTACGGGAGGCGGGCACGGTCGAGAAGCTGCTCGCCACGCCCGCACCGGCCGGTCCTGGCAGACAGGTCCAGGAGCTCATGCGCGGCTGGGCCGCCGGTCACAACGCCTGGCTCAGGCAGAACAGGATCACCGACCCGGCGTGCGCGGGCGCGGCGTGGGTGCGGCCGGTGACCGCGCTCGACGTGGCCCGGCGCGGGTTCGCCCTGTCCGTGCTCGGCGGGCAGGGCCGCGGGATCGACGGCATCGTCGCCGCGCAGCCGCCGGGCGGCGCGCCCTCCGCGACAGGGCCCTCCGCGACGGCCCCCGACCCGGCGCGGGCCGCTGACGCCGCCCGCGGGCTGTTCGCCGCCGACAGCGCCGCCATGGGCTCCAACGCGGTCGCCTTCAGCGGCCGGACCACCGCGAACGGCCGGGGACTGCTGCTCGGCAACCCGCACTACCCCTGGCACGGCGGCCGCCGCTTCTGGCAGTCGCAGCAGACCATCCCGGGCGAGCTGAACGTCCAGGGCGCCTCGCTGCTCGGCACGGCCGTCGTCAGTATCGGCTTCAACGACAAGGTGGCGTGGAGCCACACCGTCGCGACCGGTGTCACGCTGAATCTGCATCAGCTGACGCTCGATCCGGCCGATCCGACGGCCTATCTCGTGGACGGCAGGCCGGAGCGGATGACCCGGCGGACCGTCACCGTCCCGGTCAAGGACGGGCCCGCGGTCACCCGTACCCAGTGGTGGACCCGGTACGGACCGGTCGTCACCTCCCTCGGCTCCTCGCTGCCGCTGCCCTGGACGGCGACGACCGCGTACGCGCTGAACGACCCCAACGCGGCCAATCTGCGCGCCTCCGACACCGCGCTGGGCTTCGGCACGTCGCGCTCCACCGACGACATGCTGCGCGCCCTGCGCCGCACCCAGGGCCTGCCGTGGGTGAACACGATCGCCGCGGACTCCTCCGGGCACACCCTCTTCGCCCAGGCGCAGGTGCTGCCGCGCCTCACCGACGAGCTGGTGCAGCGCTGCTCGACACCGCTCGGCCGGGCCACCTATCCGGTGTCGGGCGTCGCGGTGCTGGACGGGGCACGCACCGACTGCGCCCTGGGCAGCGACGAGGACGCGGTGCAGCCGGGGATCTTCGGTCCGTCGAGGCTGCCCATGCTGCGCGACGCGCCGTACGCCGAGAACTCCAACGACAGCGCCTGGCTCACCAACGCCGACCAGCCGCTGACCGGATACGAGCGGGTGTTCGGCACGGTGGGCACGCAGCGCTCGCTGCGGACGCGCGGGGCGGTGGAGGACGTGGCGGCGATGGCGGCGAAGGGCCGGCTGACCGTGGCGGATCTGCAGCGTCAGCAGTTCGCGAACCGCGCGCCCGCCGGTGATCTGACCGCGGCGGACGTCGCTCGGGCGTGCCCGGCGGTGCTGCCGGGCGACACCGAGGCGTGCGGGGTGCTGGCCAGCTGGGACCGCACGGTGAACTCGGACAGCCGCGGCGCGCTGCTGTTCGACCGCTTCTGGCGGAAGTTCACGGCAGCGGTGCCGGCGGCGGAGCAGTGGAAGGTGCCGTTCTCCGCGGCCGATCCGGTGCGCACGCCCCACACCCTCGACACGTCGTCGGCCGGTTTCGCCAAGGCGCTGACCGACGCGGTGACGGAGTTGCGCACGGCCGGGATCCCGCTCGACGCGCCGCTCGGTGCGGGGCAGTTCGTGGTGCGGAGCGGCAAGCGCATCCCCGTGCACGGCGGCACCGAGTCGCTCGGCATCTGGAACAAGATCGAGCCGGTGTGGAATCCGGCGGGCGGCGGCTACGGGGAGGTGACGACCGGATCCAGCCACATCCAGGCGGTCGGCTGGGACGGCGGTCGCTGCCCGGTGGCCCGCACCCTGCTCACGTACTCCCAGTCGTCGAACCCGCGGTCGCCGCACTACGCCGATCAGACCACGCTGTACGCGGACGAGCGCTGGGTGACGGCCCGGTTCTGCGAGCGGGACATCCTGCGGTCGCCGCAGCTCCGCGTGGTCCGCGTCAGGGGCTGA
- a CDS encoding ion transporter permease, whose protein sequence is MALVAVVGDAKLVSPTIEGGVESAGLPNSVVGVVIALMVLMPETLAAVRAARRDRMQTSLNLAYGSAIASIGLTIPAIALASIWLPGTLVLGEDATHMVLLTLTAVVSALTVVPGRANLLQGGVHLLLFAAFVFLSFSP, encoded by the coding sequence GTGGCGCTCGTCGCGGTCGTCGGCGACGCCAAACTCGTCTCGCCGACCATCGAGGGCGGCGTCGAGTCCGCCGGACTGCCCAACTCCGTCGTCGGCGTCGTCATCGCCCTCATGGTCCTGATGCCCGAGACCCTCGCCGCCGTCCGGGCCGCGCGCCGGGACCGCATGCAGACCAGCCTCAACCTCGCCTACGGCTCCGCCATCGCCAGCATCGGCCTGACGATCCCGGCGATCGCGCTCGCCTCGATCTGGCTGCCCGGGACCCTGGTACTCGGCGAGGACGCCACCCACATGGTGCTCCTCACGCTCACCGCCGTGGTCAGCGCCCTCACCGTGGTACCGGGCCGGGCCAACCTCCTCCAGGGCGGCGTCCATCTGCTGCTGTTCGCCGCCTTCGTGTTCCTGTCGTTCAGCCCCTGA
- a CDS encoding acyl-CoA synthetase gives MSEQPWGSPRTESGGGFWAQATADPGRTVLIAPDGEEWTAGRLHADANRLVHGLRAAGLERGDAFAVVLPNGVEFFTAYLAASQAGFYLVPVNHHLVGPEIAWIVADSGAKVLIAHQRFAAAASAAADEAHLPASHRYAVGAVEGFRPNAELLDGQPESAPGDRTLGWVMNYTSGTTGRPRGIRRPLPGKLPEETYLGGFLGIFGIRPFDDNVHLVCSPLYHTAVLQFAGASLHIGHRLVLMDKWAPEEMLRLIDTCACTHTHMVPTQFHRLLALPEDVRARYDVSSMRHAIHGAAPCPDHVKRAMIEWWGNCVEEYYAASEGGGAFATAEDWLKKPGTVGRAWPISELAVFDDDGNRLPPGELGTVYMKMSTGGFSYHKDDAKTRKNRIGDYFTVGDLGVLDEDGYLFLRDRKIDMIISGGVNIYPAEIEAALLAHPAVADAAAFGIPHDDWGEEVKAVVEPADGHVPGPDLAAALLAHCERRLAGYKRPKSVDFIDAMPRDPNGKLYKRRLRDPYWQGHARPL, from the coding sequence ATGAGCGAGCAACCGTGGGGGTCCCCCCGGACGGAGTCTGGGGGAGGCTTCTGGGCGCAGGCGACCGCCGACCCCGGGCGTACGGTCCTGATCGCACCCGACGGCGAGGAATGGACGGCGGGCCGGCTGCACGCCGACGCCAACCGGCTGGTGCACGGGCTGCGCGCCGCAGGGCTGGAGCGCGGCGACGCCTTCGCGGTCGTCCTCCCCAACGGCGTAGAGTTCTTCACCGCGTACCTCGCCGCCTCCCAGGCCGGGTTCTACCTCGTCCCCGTCAACCACCACCTCGTCGGCCCCGAGATCGCCTGGATCGTCGCCGACTCCGGCGCCAAGGTCCTCATCGCCCACCAGCGCTTCGCCGCCGCCGCGAGCGCCGCCGCAGACGAGGCGCACCTGCCCGCGAGCCACCGCTACGCCGTCGGTGCGGTCGAGGGCTTCCGCCCGAACGCCGAACTCCTCGACGGACAGCCGGAGTCGGCGCCCGGGGACCGCACCCTCGGGTGGGTCATGAACTACACCTCAGGCACGACCGGCAGGCCGCGCGGCATCCGGCGCCCGCTGCCCGGAAAGCTCCCCGAGGAGACGTATCTCGGCGGCTTCCTCGGCATCTTCGGCATCAGGCCCTTCGACGACAACGTCCACCTCGTCTGCTCGCCGCTCTACCACACCGCCGTCCTCCAGTTCGCGGGCGCGTCCCTGCACATCGGCCACCGGCTGGTGCTGATGGACAAATGGGCGCCCGAGGAGATGCTGCGCCTCATCGACACCTGCGCCTGCACGCACACCCACATGGTCCCGACCCAGTTCCACCGGCTCCTCGCCCTCCCGGAGGACGTACGGGCGCGCTACGACGTCTCGTCGATGCGGCACGCCATCCACGGCGCCGCACCCTGCCCCGACCACGTCAAGCGGGCCATGATCGAGTGGTGGGGGAACTGCGTCGAGGAGTACTACGCGGCGAGCGAGGGCGGCGGCGCCTTCGCCACCGCCGAGGACTGGCTGAAGAAGCCCGGCACCGTCGGCCGGGCCTGGCCCATCAGCGAGCTCGCCGTCTTCGACGACGACGGCAACCGGCTGCCGCCCGGCGAACTCGGCACCGTCTACATGAAGATGTCGACCGGCGGCTTCAGCTACCACAAGGACGATGCCAAGACGCGCAAGAACCGCATCGGCGACTACTTCACCGTCGGTGATCTCGGCGTCCTCGACGAGGACGGCTACCTCTTCCTCCGCGACCGCAAGATCGACATGATCATCTCGGGTGGCGTCAACATCTACCCCGCCGAGATCGAGGCCGCCCTCCTCGCCCACCCCGCCGTCGCCGACGCCGCCGCCTTCGGCATCCCGCACGACGACTGGGGCGAGGAGGTCAAGGCCGTCGTCGAACCCGCCGACGGCCACGTCCCCGGCCCGGACCTCGCCGCGGCGCTTCTCGCCCACTGCGAGCGGCGCCTCGCGGGCTACAAGCGCCCCAAGAGCGTCGACTTCATCGACGCCATGCCCCGCGACCCCAACGGCAAGCTCTACAAACGCCGGCTCCGCGACCCGTACTGGCAGGGCCACGCCCGCCCCCTGTGA
- a CDS encoding VanW family protein, with the protein MARALSAAVNWRIALPLAGGAVVLGLGGLYGAGLAAADVPGGTQVRGVGIGGMSRAEAQRVLDRKLGPDFTAPLTVRIGDRTEKADPAALGLSLDTAATADRAADPASDPVAVIGKLFTSERRDVEPVIRVDEQKSRAAIKRIATAADRKVRDGAIAFENGTATAVAPVTGMSLVEDRALDTLRTAYLRASATDARTVVMPVKQTPPRIGTAETDRAMKDFAQPAMSGPVTLTLAGERIFIGPATIGRHLTMKAGSGDRLEAALDAKGLLAEPEVAAQVNAAAQGPRDAKLGLGSDDRVVVVRESREGHEVTDKALGDAVMPLLTRTGAARTGELAARTIEPKLSAASARELGIKEKVSSFTVEFPAAPYRTTNIGRAVQLIDGSLVLPGREWSFNRTVGERTEENGFVDGIMINDGQYVKSPGGGVSAVATTMYNALFFAGVKPLEHGAHSFYIERYPEGREATVAWGTLDLRWLNDSGHAIYVKAQSTDTSLTITFLGTKKYDEIRATKGPRTNITEPGKRTGSGPTCEVQNPLEGFDVAVGRVFVQDGREVKRENYKTHYTPRDEVTCTPEEPAGAQAADGAQAPPAAATDGAPAA; encoded by the coding sequence ATGGCACGCGCACTCAGTGCAGCCGTCAACTGGCGGATCGCTCTGCCCCTCGCCGGGGGCGCGGTCGTGTTGGGCCTGGGTGGTCTCTACGGTGCCGGGCTCGCGGCCGCGGACGTCCCCGGGGGCACACAGGTCCGCGGGGTCGGCATCGGCGGGATGAGCCGGGCGGAGGCACAGCGCGTCCTGGACCGCAAGCTCGGGCCGGACTTCACGGCGCCGCTCACCGTCAGGATCGGTGACCGCACGGAGAAGGCCGATCCCGCCGCGCTCGGGCTCTCGCTCGACACGGCCGCGACCGCCGACCGCGCCGCGGATCCGGCCTCCGATCCGGTCGCCGTGATCGGCAAGCTCTTCACCTCGGAGCGCCGGGACGTCGAGCCGGTGATACGCGTCGACGAGCAGAAGAGCCGGGCCGCGATCAAGCGCATCGCTACCGCCGCCGACCGCAAGGTCCGCGACGGGGCGATAGCGTTCGAGAACGGCACGGCGACGGCCGTCGCCCCGGTCACCGGCATGTCCTTGGTCGAGGACCGGGCGCTGGACACCCTGCGCACCGCGTACCTGCGCGCGAGCGCCACGGACGCCCGGACCGTCGTCATGCCCGTGAAGCAGACGCCGCCGCGCATAGGCACCGCCGAGACCGACCGGGCCATGAAGGACTTCGCCCAGCCCGCGATGTCGGGCCCGGTCACGCTCACCCTCGCCGGTGAGCGCATATTCATCGGACCCGCCACCATCGGCCGCCATCTGACGATGAAGGCCGGCAGCGGCGACCGCCTCGAGGCGGCCCTGGACGCCAAGGGCCTGCTCGCCGAGCCGGAGGTCGCCGCCCAGGTGAACGCGGCCGCCCAGGGCCCCCGGGACGCGAAGCTCGGACTCGGCTCCGACGACCGCGTGGTCGTGGTGCGGGAGAGCCGCGAAGGACACGAGGTCACCGACAAGGCGCTCGGCGACGCGGTCATGCCCCTGCTGACCCGCACCGGCGCCGCCCGTACCGGCGAGCTGGCGGCCAGGACGATCGAGCCGAAGCTCAGCGCCGCGTCGGCACGGGAGCTCGGCATCAAGGAGAAGGTCTCGTCGTTCACCGTCGAGTTCCCCGCCGCGCCCTACCGCACCACCAACATAGGGCGCGCCGTCCAGCTGATCGACGGCTCGCTCGTCCTGCCCGGCCGGGAGTGGAGCTTCAACCGGACGGTCGGCGAGCGGACCGAGGAGAACGGCTTCGTCGACGGCATCATGATCAACGACGGACAGTACGTGAAGTCGCCGGGCGGTGGCGTCTCGGCCGTCGCCACCACGATGTACAACGCCCTGTTCTTCGCAGGGGTCAAGCCGCTGGAACACGGTGCGCACTCGTTCTACATCGAGCGCTACCCCGAGGGCCGCGAGGCCACGGTCGCCTGGGGCACCCTCGACCTGCGGTGGCTCAACGACTCCGGGCACGCCATCTACGTCAAGGCCCAGTCCACCGACACCTCGCTGACCATCACCTTCCTCGGCACGAAGAAGTACGACGAGATACGTGCGACCAAGGGGCCGCGCACCAACATCACGGAGCCGGGCAAGCGCACGGGCAGCGGCCCGACCTGCGAGGTCCAGAACCCGCTCGAGGGCTTCGACGTCGCCGTCGGCCGCGTCTTCGTCCAGGACGGTCGTGAGGTCAAGCGGGAGAACTACAAGACCCACTACACCCCGCGCGACGAGGTCACCTGCACGCCGGAGGAGCCGGCCGGCGCGCAGGCGGCGGACGGAGCACAGGCTCCGCCCGCGGCGGCGACGGACGGCGCTCCGGCCGCCTGA